From a region of the Triticum aestivum cultivar Chinese Spring chromosome 7D, IWGSC CS RefSeq v2.1, whole genome shotgun sequence genome:
- the LOC123166786 gene encoding malonyl-CoA:anthocyanidin 5-O-glucoside-6''-O-malonyltransferase, giving the protein MPTVNIVEVGHVIVPPPEDLVLRLSALDAPWVAIPLIQRVLLFVDDAGGQQHPPFESLVGSLRASLAATLARLPPLAGRVVFLPSTGDAAIDCSGREGGGGVRFVVAESDDADARRLAGDADHDVDAFEALVPELKVEALPAEVLAVQVTRLKGGVAVGVALHHAVVDGRSMWMFLEAWAAACRGDAAAVADMTFDRAVVALPGGGGDLARSMLRKYAPNLPLEANLFPSTLIKLPRRTFTVTAKQIHHLKQCMSGHTTSGKAATTPMSSSFVAIAAVAWASFVRSKHPSVISTNHDVYLFFFIDCRGRPSIDPPVSENYFGTCITGCLVRAMAHDLLAVDGVAAASVAIQREVRRAAEDPLALWDWLDIVSWVPLDKMVSINGSTRFKAYEVANFGWGAPSRTELVTMSDGRVVLVAAKNGAVQASVCMHLDHGSAFSSHFLSSLVDSCVCSTIFDAN; this is encoded by the exons ATGCCGACGGTAAATATCGTGGAGGTCGGCCACGTGATCGTGCCACCGCCGGAGGACTTGGTACTCAGGCTATCCGCGCTGGACGCGCCGTGGGTCGCGATCCCGCTAATCCAGCGCGTGCTCCTCTTCGTCGATGACGCCGGCGGCCAGCAGCACCCGCCCTTCGAGTCGCTCGTGGGGTCCCTCCGTGCGTCCCTCGCGGCCACGCTCGCGCGGCTCCCCCCGCTCGCCGGGAGGGTCGTCTTCCTGCCGTCCACCGGCGACGCCGCCATCGACTGCTCCGgccgcgagggaggcggcggcgtgcgGTTCGTCGTGGCGGAGAGCGACGACGCGGACGCGCGGCGGCTCGCGGGGGACGCGGACCACGACGTAGACGCGTTCGAGGCGCTCGTCCCGGAGCTCAAGGTGGAGGCGCTCCCCGCGGAGGTGCTGGCCGTGCAGGTCACGCGGCTGAAGGGCGGGGTGGCGGTCGGCGTGGCACTGCACCACGCCGTGGTCGACGGCCGGTCGATGTGGATGTTCCTGGAGGCGTGGGCCGCGGCCTGCCGCGGCGACGCTGCTGCCGTGGCTGACATGACGTTCGACCGCGCGGTGGTGGCCctccccggcggcggcggggacctcgCCAGGAGCATGCTGCGCAAGTACGCGCCCAATCTGCCGCTG GAAGCCAACCTGTTCCCAAGCACCCTAATCAAACTCCCTCGTCGGACATTCACCGTCACCGCGAAGCAAATCCACCACCTGAAGCAATGCATGTCTGGCCACACGACCTCCGGGAAGGCCGCCACCACGCCTATGTCATCCAGCTTCGTAGCCATCGCGGCGGTCGCCTGGGCATCATTCGTCCGGTCCAAGCACCCATCCGTCATCTCCACCAACCATGACGTCTATCTCTTCTTCTTCATCGACTGTCGCGGGCGGCCTAGCATTGACCCGCCCGTGAGCGAGAACTACTTCGGGACATGCATCACCGGGTGTCTTGTAAGGGCCATGGCACATGACCTCCTTGCTGTTGACGGTGTCGCAGCCGCCTCGGTGGCGATTCAGCGGGAGGTCCGGCGAGCAGCGGAGGACCCGCTCGCCCTTTGGGACTGGCTGGACATTGTATCGTGGGTGCCACTCGACAAGATGGTGAGCATCAACGGGTCCACGCGGTTCAAGGCGTACGAGGTGGCCAACTTCGGGTGGGGCGCGCCGAGCAGGACGGAGTTGGTCACCATGAGCGACGGGCGGGTAGTGCTTGTCGCCGCCAAGAACGGCGCAGTTCAAGCGTCCGTGTGCATGCACCTGGATCATGGCAGCGCGTTCAGCTCGCACTTCCTTAGTTCTCTTGTTGATTCATGTGTATGCAGTACGATTTTCGATGCAAATTAA